One Microvirga thermotolerans DNA window includes the following coding sequences:
- the rpmA gene encoding 50S ribosomal protein L27: MAHKKAGGSSRNGRDSEGRRLGVKKFGDQQVVAGNIIVRQRGTKWHAGVNVGMGKDHTLFATADGRVRFLTKQGRAFVSVIPAQEAAE; this comes from the coding sequence ATGGCTCACAAAAAAGCAGGCGGCTCGTCTCGTAACGGTCGCGACTCCGAAGGCCGTCGTCTGGGCGTCAAGAAGTTCGGCGATCAGCAGGTCGTTGCGGGCAACATCATCGTGCGTCAGCGCGGCACCAAGTGGCATGCGGGCGTCAATGTCGGCATGGGCAAGGATCACACGCTCTTTGCCACGGCCGACGGCCGCGTCCGATTCCTTACGAAACAGGGCCGAGCTTTCGTATCGGTCATTCCGGCCCAAGAGGCCGCAGAGTAA
- a CDS encoding sce7726 family protein, producing MIREPHIKAAIIDTLLANRMVDDDSVIVSEMPVASWSRRADLVVANGKLVAFEIKSDADRTERLASQVEAYWSVMEGVTVICAPRHAHTVLESMPSFVGVFIAEAGENNVEIELARKPHIRPLSPDAALRLMVVRDLHQMLRHYYGAPPSSDDRSTLERLARELPTPVLRANALAAVKRRYRKCYEDFLSVRQNLGSTIEALPSLRRPSWNSGLAKPSLVKIGSALASSDPSVTPVGKEAERLEIPRIPHVLPRLIR from the coding sequence ATGATTCGAGAGCCTCACATCAAGGCAGCTATCATCGACACGCTGCTTGCAAACAGGATGGTTGACGATGACAGCGTCATTGTCAGCGAAATGCCTGTTGCATCTTGGAGTCGGCGGGCAGACTTGGTTGTAGCAAATGGCAAACTCGTTGCCTTTGAAATTAAATCAGATGCTGATCGAACTGAACGCCTAGCTTCTCAGGTAGAGGCCTACTGGTCAGTCATGGAGGGCGTCACAGTAATCTGCGCACCACGGCATGCGCACACTGTGCTGGAATCCATGCCTTCCTTCGTCGGTGTCTTTATCGCCGAGGCCGGTGAAAACAATGTTGAGATTGAGCTCGCTCGGAAGCCGCATATCCGCCCCTTGAGCCCAGATGCTGCACTTCGCTTGATGGTTGTTCGGGACCTGCATCAGATGCTTCGTCATTACTACGGCGCACCTCCATCTAGCGATGACAGGAGTACTCTTGAACGATTGGCACGCGAACTCCCCACTCCTGTGCTCCGGGCTAATGCGCTGGCAGCGGTCAAGAGGCGCTATAGGAAATGTTACGAAGATTTTTTATCAGTACGGCAAAATCTAGGTTCTACAATTGAGGCATTGCCGTCTCTACGGCGTCCGTCATGGAACTCAGGTCTGGCTAAGCCCTCGCTAGTCAAGATAGGGAGCGCACTTGCCTCAAGTGACCCAAGTGTGACGCCGGTCGGTAAAGAGGCAGAACGATTAGAGATACCAAGAATCCCACACGTTCTGCCTCGTCTAATCCGCTAA
- the rplU gene encoding 50S ribosomal protein L21: protein MFAVIKTGGKQYRVAANDVITVAKLAGEPGSTVTFDQVLMVTNDNGTQVGAPLIEGATVAGEVVEHIRGEKVIAFKKRRRQNSRRKRGHRQDYTVVRITELLGQGEKPKKAAAKKKTTKAAADEAAPAVAE, encoded by the coding sequence ATGTTCGCAGTGATCAAGACCGGCGGCAAGCAGTATCGCGTTGCCGCCAATGACGTCATCACCGTCGCCAAGCTCGCCGGCGAGCCGGGGAGCACCGTCACGTTCGACCAGGTTCTGATGGTCACGAACGACAACGGCACCCAGGTCGGCGCGCCCCTGATCGAGGGCGCCACCGTGGCGGGAGAGGTCGTCGAGCACATCCGCGGCGAGAAGGTCATCGCCTTCAAGAAGCGCCGCCGCCAGAATTCGCGCCGCAAGCGCGGGCATCGCCAGGACTACACCGTGGTTCGGATCACCGAGCTCCTCGGCCAGGGCGAGAAGCCCAAGAAGGCTGCGGCGAAGAAGAAGACCACCAAGGCTGCCGCCGACGAGGCTGCGCCGGCCGTCGCTGAATAA
- a CDS encoding phage portal protein, whose amino-acid sequence MPERQRIRVVASSVPVRPGAYRMEGGRAVPMMGDAFSPFTPAGSASSFEGAGYGRRLRNFSPSHAHVNAALQSAGRTLVKRARFLVENNAYAGNAVDVWAAWVIGDGICPRFPVQDPERRRKLKKLWNKWVKEADAECQTNFYGLQEKIVREAYISGECFVRLRTRRPGDMKTVPLQLQVMPSEMLDLTYNADLGGGNFIRMGIEFDAIGRRVAYHFWRNHPDDYRAKTLSGSERIRVPASEVLHIFDARQAGQIRGVSRFARAIVKIFSGDTYDDAEMERKKTAALYAGFVTQNGEQSPVDSDSDDDDAAPVPIEPGAMLALRDGEDVKFSSPADVGGSYEPFQYRTTLQVSVALGIPYAYLTGDTTKGNFSNVRTEIVNFRRKISQFQQNVIIPQGCEPVAERWLELAEATGLLKAGDDARDEDWLPPRMEWVDPRVDVETAIKEVRAGFATRGQVIASKGYDREDIDDERERENEEADSKGLIYDTDPRRVSSVGMSNAVPTGSGYLESESVEGDEARQ is encoded by the coding sequence ATGCCTGAGAGACAAAGAATTCGTGTAGTGGCTAGCAGCGTGCCAGTCAGACCGGGCGCTTACCGCATGGAGGGAGGGCGAGCGGTCCCAATGATGGGGGATGCCTTCTCTCCTTTCACACCAGCAGGGTCAGCCTCATCCTTTGAGGGAGCGGGCTATGGCCGGCGGCTACGGAACTTCAGCCCATCACATGCCCACGTCAACGCTGCTCTGCAATCGGCAGGTCGGACGTTGGTGAAGCGTGCCCGCTTTCTTGTCGAGAACAACGCCTATGCCGGCAACGCCGTGGATGTATGGGCAGCCTGGGTTATTGGGGACGGTATCTGCCCACGGTTCCCGGTTCAGGACCCTGAGCGGCGCCGCAAGCTCAAGAAGCTCTGGAACAAGTGGGTCAAAGAGGCTGATGCCGAATGCCAGACGAACTTTTACGGCCTTCAGGAAAAGATCGTCCGAGAGGCTTATATCTCGGGCGAGTGCTTCGTAAGGCTGCGAACACGCCGCCCCGGCGACATGAAGACAGTACCTCTACAGCTTCAAGTCATGCCGAGCGAAATGCTCGACCTGACGTACAATGCAGATCTAGGCGGCGGCAACTTTATCCGCATGGGCATCGAGTTCGACGCCATCGGCAGACGTGTCGCCTATCATTTTTGGCGGAATCATCCTGACGACTACCGGGCGAAAACTCTGTCGGGATCAGAGCGTATCCGCGTACCTGCGAGTGAGGTTCTGCATATTTTTGACGCCCGGCAGGCGGGGCAGATCCGGGGCGTTTCGAGGTTCGCCCGTGCTATTGTCAAGATTTTCAGCGGTGATACCTATGACGATGCTGAAATGGAGCGCAAGAAGACAGCTGCGCTCTATGCTGGATTCGTGACGCAGAATGGCGAGCAGAGCCCGGTTGACAGCGACAGTGACGACGATGATGCCGCACCGGTTCCGATTGAGCCCGGCGCCATGCTGGCCCTGCGGGACGGTGAAGACGTCAAGTTTTCCTCTCCTGCTGATGTTGGCGGCTCTTATGAACCATTCCAGTACCGGACTACTCTGCAGGTCAGCGTTGCGCTTGGCATCCCATATGCTTACCTGACAGGCGATACGACAAAGGGCAACTTTTCCAATGTCCGCACTGAGATTGTGAACTTTCGCCGCAAGATCAGCCAGTTTCAGCAGAACGTTATCATTCCGCAGGGATGCGAACCGGTCGCAGAGCGCTGGCTTGAGCTTGCTGAGGCTACGGGCCTTTTGAAGGCTGGTGACGATGCCCGAGACGAGGACTGGCTGCCGCCTCGTATGGAATGGGTTGATCCTCGCGTTGATGTTGAGACCGCCATCAAGGAAGTACGTGCGGGTTTTGCCACGCGAGGACAGGTCATCGCTAGCAAAGGGTATGACCGTGAAGACATCGATGATGAGCGGGAACGCGAGAACGAAGAGGCCGATTCCAAGGGCCTGATTTACGATACCGATCCGCGCCGCGTCTCAAGCGTCGGAATGAGTAACGCCGTTCCAACAGGTTCAGGCTATCTAGAGTCGGAAAGCGTAGAAGGCGACGAGGCAAGGCAATGA
- a CDS encoding beta family protein, with translation MTISFDDYTYYPSLRTRLWEMRGYKELGAAEKERVLPMFVLTKHNQTTGAGAVCQVVQASLEERSFILDVESSPIYACDDTNAFLDPAGGFQAWRNFVQAQPGAIPTALLPSGAPIRDIVRQVIEFERVNEKVVVRSRSPAADLSTLIAIISAVDSVENLLIVLDFGYVRSRVPACAVDAANTINALRNVDPTVRVVVMGSSYPRSAAAYDDAGAALEIEERILHAAIGGNTVAIYGDHSSIHPEPFEPLPSRFVPRIDYALADSWIFRRVREDKGGFKECAEQITGLTDWDPRLVDQQVWGAVKIQAAADGDITRMGTPGAWIAVRVNLHLWQQIHFAGEALDEDNGDVFG, from the coding sequence ATGACAATCAGCTTTGACGATTACACATACTATCCTTCACTTCGCACACGCTTATGGGAAATGAGGGGGTACAAGGAGCTAGGAGCGGCTGAAAAGGAGCGGGTGCTCCCAATGTTCGTTCTGACAAAGCATAACCAGACAACCGGCGCCGGCGCAGTCTGCCAAGTTGTGCAAGCTTCGCTAGAGGAGCGCAGTTTTATTTTAGACGTGGAATCTAGCCCTATCTACGCATGTGATGACACCAACGCTTTTCTAGATCCTGCAGGTGGATTCCAAGCCTGGAGAAACTTCGTTCAAGCTCAGCCAGGAGCTATTCCTACAGCTCTTCTACCTAGCGGGGCTCCTATACGCGACATAGTGCGCCAAGTCATTGAGTTCGAAAGGGTGAACGAAAAGGTTGTGGTAAGATCGCGCTCGCCAGCGGCCGATTTGAGCACCTTGATAGCCATCATCAGTGCAGTGGACTCCGTAGAGAACCTACTCATTGTTCTAGATTTTGGATATGTGCGCTCTCGGGTACCTGCATGTGCGGTCGATGCGGCAAACACTATCAATGCGCTCAGAAATGTTGATCCGACCGTACGTGTTGTTGTGATGGGCTCAAGCTATCCTAGATCCGCTGCCGCCTACGATGATGCTGGCGCGGCTCTTGAAATCGAAGAGCGTATTTTGCACGCCGCTATCGGCGGAAACACGGTTGCAATCTATGGCGACCATTCATCGATTCATCCAGAGCCCTTCGAGCCTCTCCCAAGCCGATTTGTACCAAGAATTGACTACGCCCTTGCTGACTCTTGGATCTTCAGACGCGTGCGGGAAGACAAGGGAGGCTTTAAAGAATGCGCTGAGCAAATTACCGGCCTGACCGACTGGGACCCTAGGCTGGTGGACCAGCAAGTCTGGGGTGCGGTAAAGATACAAGCTGCTGCAGACGGTGATATAACTCGTATGGGGACACCAGGGGCTTGGATTGCGGTCCGAGTGAACTTGCACCTATGGCAGCAAATCCATTTTGCTGGCGAGGCGTTAGACGAAGATAATGGTGATGTCTTCGGTTAG
- a CDS encoding phage tail tape measure protein: MTASVAELIIRLRDDASARAAQVAKSLDGIAKAEKAIANQSGAMRKLATDLDKANQAVKRIGDLRDAQKGLSAARTAFQEAQKNVQSLARQVAAAEKPTKELATAMRRAQSTVKQAAAEFDRQKSVTIAAKSAAEKFTGSITTLATAEVRAKSIIESTTAAIKRQAEAEVRAAAQAEAAAKKQEATRLRQQARREGVRNVAGAAGVYLGYRGKQFAVNAVESAAEFDIGVRKQREFVDLPKSVQDKLLIPQAMRIGQETQFSNLDVVRAQTKAMQGLPSDFTAQLRAEVGAGIIENVKNYALVMEADMEASAEAIRSYLQQTGKDISTKEKALQEANLATNKLVKMAKLGGMSDEDVQQFMKFAASPGTTAGLSDDTLMSLGALARRGGLRGDEAGTFIRSASSKLVAPTKKGIAALNAAGINYSSYVGMPDKLETSRLESQFKNDIGVGFTPAVRKRLDSILSDPKLLGDRSAFTAAVTGAVQPLFKSTKKGGMAASDSAKVAKAANSFYGVSAESVDAERLLDAIMNSNMSLAQLNAFFTDKHGGKGAITQKAWDEFKATRQQIGGIGSDPNFAKSKADEIMGGLGGSLERFKGSIENLTQSVGTANEKWLSYSFETVGNLLDSFSNLSNETKVAVTAVAGVGAAFAGVKGLQTLMGGFGLSASAVALNESAAALTLAAARLGAGGAAGVATNAVTTAATTSAVATTTSTAAVPLLTRLTTGLGASSILGPVFAFGAAGEVYKPTTPLSHPYRNDIAIDTGQWERARRAQEEWNRDPEAARGRAWMRMGSSGVDIQNAGLQAGQTAAQGIQQGIQDQAGLVEQEAQRIFENINSMFGKGVDVPIRLQPQGFDQSLRGVHADIGIGGAR; the protein is encoded by the coding sequence ATGACGGCTTCAGTCGCCGAACTTATCATTCGGTTGAGGGATGACGCATCAGCGCGGGCCGCTCAGGTGGCAAAGTCGCTTGACGGGATCGCGAAGGCTGAAAAGGCAATTGCGAACCAATCCGGTGCAATGCGCAAACTCGCCACGGATCTCGACAAGGCAAACCAAGCCGTCAAGCGCATCGGAGACCTGCGTGATGCTCAGAAGGGCTTAAGCGCAGCCCGAACGGCCTTTCAAGAAGCTCAGAAGAACGTTCAGAGCCTTGCTCGGCAGGTCGCTGCGGCCGAAAAGCCGACAAAGGAACTGGCTACGGCAATGCGGAGAGCACAGAGCACAGTGAAGCAAGCCGCCGCAGAGTTCGACCGGCAGAAGAGCGTGACGATTGCGGCCAAGTCCGCCGCAGAGAAGTTTACCGGCAGTATCACGACGCTCGCCACTGCTGAAGTGCGTGCTAAGTCCATAATTGAGAGCACGACTGCCGCCATCAAGAGACAAGCCGAAGCCGAGGTACGAGCCGCTGCTCAGGCCGAAGCAGCTGCCAAGAAACAAGAAGCTACGCGTCTGAGACAACAGGCCCGTCGAGAGGGCGTGCGCAATGTTGCCGGCGCGGCGGGTGTCTATCTCGGCTATCGTGGCAAGCAGTTCGCCGTCAATGCCGTCGAGAGCGCTGCAGAGTTTGACATCGGTGTCAGGAAGCAGCGCGAGTTTGTAGACCTGCCGAAAAGCGTTCAAGATAAACTGCTCATTCCGCAGGCCATGCGCATCGGTCAGGAAACACAATTCTCTAACCTTGACGTTGTCCGGGCACAAACCAAGGCCATGCAGGGCCTGCCATCCGACTTCACTGCCCAACTTCGGGCTGAAGTCGGCGCGGGAATCATCGAGAACGTCAAGAATTACGCTCTCGTGATGGAAGCGGATATGGAGGCCTCCGCTGAGGCGATCCGTTCTTATCTGCAGCAGACCGGCAAGGATATCTCGACGAAGGAAAAGGCGCTTCAAGAGGCGAACCTTGCCACCAACAAACTCGTCAAGATGGCGAAGCTCGGCGGCATGAGTGATGAGGATGTTCAGCAGTTCATGAAGTTTGCCGCCAGCCCTGGCACAACTGCAGGGCTGTCTGACGATACGCTCATGTCTCTTGGTGCCTTGGCGCGGCGCGGCGGCTTGCGCGGCGACGAAGCAGGCACGTTCATTCGTTCCGCATCGTCAAAGCTCGTCGCTCCTACGAAAAAGGGCATTGCTGCTCTCAATGCAGCTGGCATCAACTATAGCAGCTATGTCGGAATGCCTGACAAGCTCGAAACGTCTCGTCTCGAAAGCCAGTTCAAGAATGACATCGGCGTCGGCTTCACCCCTGCCGTTCGCAAGCGGCTTGACAGCATCCTGTCAGATCCGAAATTGCTCGGCGACAGGTCTGCGTTCACAGCTGCGGTGACTGGGGCGGTTCAACCCCTCTTCAAGAGCACGAAGAAGGGCGGCATGGCCGCGTCAGACAGCGCAAAGGTCGCCAAGGCGGCAAACAGCTTCTATGGCGTCTCAGCGGAGAGCGTCGATGCCGAGCGCCTGCTCGATGCCATCATGAATTCTAATATGTCGTTGGCGCAGCTCAATGCGTTCTTCACTGACAAGCACGGCGGCAAGGGCGCGATCACGCAGAAGGCTTGGGACGAGTTCAAGGCCACTCGTCAGCAGATCGGGGGCATCGGAAGCGACCCGAATTTCGCCAAGAGCAAGGCCGATGAAATCATGGGTGGCCTCGGCGGCTCCTTGGAGCGGTTCAAGGGCTCAATTGAGAACCTGACGCAATCGGTCGGCACCGCCAATGAAAAATGGCTGTCCTACAGCTTTGAGACGGTCGGCAATCTGCTGGACTCGTTCTCTAACCTTTCCAACGAAACGAAGGTTGCTGTTACCGCTGTCGCGGGTGTCGGAGCTGCATTTGCAGGCGTCAAGGGGCTTCAGACCCTTATGGGTGGGTTTGGCCTCAGTGCCTCTGCGGTTGCCCTTAATGAGAGCGCGGCGGCGCTGACCTTGGCCGCAGCACGGCTTGGGGCTGGCGGTGCGGCCGGGGTGGCAACTAACGCAGTGACCACCGCAGCAACAACTTCGGCAGTTGCAACAACGACCTCGACGGCTGCTGTCCCATTGCTTACCAGGCTAACAACAGGATTGGGAGCAAGTAGTATCTTAGGGCCTGTTTTTGCCTTTGGGGCGGCCGGTGAAGTCTACAAGCCGACGACACCTTTGAGCCACCCCTACCGTAATGACATCGCCATCGATACCGGCCAATGGGAACGCGCCCGCCGGGCTCAGGAAGAGTGGAACCGAGACCCAGAGGCGGCGCGAGGCCGGGCATGGATGCGTATGGGCTCATCAGGGGTCGATATACAGAACGCGGGCCTTCAGGCGGGCCAGACCGCAGCGCAGGGCATTCAGCAGGGTATTCAGGACCAGGCCGGCCTTGTCGAGCAAGAGGCACAGCGGATCTTTGAGAACATCAATTCTATGTTCGGCAAAGGCGTGGACGTTCCTATCCGGCTACAGCCGCAGGGCTTCGACCAGTCGCTACGTGGTGTCCATGCCGATATTGGAATCGGGGGCGCCCGGTAG
- a CDS encoding DNA primase family protein, with protein MSDRSDTLSWHDDALAVTGTNSDRAGSSQQPAGVDNAIPSASSRAVRASHRMNPGDVLSVAVHKLRTTGFDRGSEIEIATGLCDCIKRALGTFIYSDGSFWSFFETHWHPVEPERLRLLIHVLDGATIGDGGRRAKQVNLSSRTIDGILREMRVSVSAPGFFDAAAEGIPARNGLITFSRDGVVQMTSHAPEHRCRFIIEADFNLDTPMEPPADSLLYRLLQGAFQGDDDAAAKTKLVAEILGAAAAGVATSLPQPKGFVLFGPTARNGKSSIASLIPAMLPPGATATISPAAMSDERRLIHLAGKAANIADELGGAAVAGENLKACITGEPVTGRELHRSASTFRPRALHVFTTNALPHFAGGLDRGLQRRLIVLPFRRSVPESEIIPNIAARIARDELDLLLGFAVSGAQRLARQRRYTVPPSSREAMIEWLNIEPVQEWASAHLETGLTEKDRERWPLTRELYQDFAAWALKEGYKEGRIPPVNTFSQRLSAIEGIELRRQSYGREAIGARLKAPSVLY; from the coding sequence ATGTCCGACCGCAGTGACACTTTATCATGGCACGATGATGCCCTTGCGGTGACAGGCACCAATAGTGACAGGGCCGGTTCCTCTCAACAACCGGCCGGCGTGGATAATGCTATTCCATCGGCTTCAAGCCGGGCAGTTCGTGCTTCTCATAGAATGAATCCTGGCGATGTTCTGAGTGTGGCTGTTCACAAGCTGCGCACGACTGGATTCGACAGAGGCAGTGAAATCGAGATTGCAACGGGCCTATGCGACTGCATTAAGCGTGCGCTTGGAACATTCATCTACTCGGATGGATCTTTCTGGTCGTTTTTTGAAACGCACTGGCACCCTGTTGAACCGGAGCGGCTGCGGCTTCTGATCCATGTTCTTGATGGCGCTACGATTGGTGATGGCGGTCGACGAGCTAAGCAAGTTAATCTCAGCTCGCGCACGATTGACGGCATCTTGCGGGAAATGCGCGTTTCGGTATCGGCGCCGGGATTCTTTGATGCCGCAGCCGAAGGAATCCCCGCGCGAAATGGATTGATTACCTTCTCCCGCGATGGCGTTGTTCAAATGACATCGCATGCGCCGGAACATCGTTGCCGCTTCATCATTGAAGCTGACTTCAATTTAGATACTCCAATGGAGCCGCCTGCCGACTCGTTGCTGTATCGATTGTTGCAAGGCGCCTTCCAGGGTGATGATGATGCCGCTGCCAAGACAAAGCTCGTCGCCGAGATTCTTGGAGCGGCGGCGGCGGGTGTGGCTACCTCGCTTCCGCAGCCGAAAGGGTTTGTGCTTTTCGGTCCTACCGCCCGCAACGGCAAATCGAGCATTGCAAGCTTGATCCCGGCAATGCTGCCCCCTGGCGCAACAGCAACGATCTCACCCGCTGCTATGTCAGATGAGAGAAGGCTTATCCATCTGGCCGGCAAGGCCGCGAACATTGCCGACGAGCTTGGCGGGGCTGCCGTTGCTGGCGAGAACCTGAAGGCTTGTATTACCGGCGAACCCGTCACCGGGCGCGAACTTCACCGCAGCGCCTCGACCTTCCGGCCGCGTGCGCTCCATGTCTTCACGACGAATGCACTGCCGCATTTCGCAGGCGGCCTTGACCGTGGATTGCAACGACGACTTATAGTACTTCCCTTCAGGCGCTCCGTTCCGGAGTCGGAAATTATTCCGAATATCGCTGCCCGCATCGCTCGCGACGAACTGGATCTGCTTTTGGGCTTTGCGGTATCCGGTGCGCAACGTCTTGCGCGCCAGCGTCGTTACACAGTGCCCCCGTCATCGCGTGAAGCCATGATTGAATGGCTCAACATCGAGCCGGTTCAAGAATGGGCCTCTGCTCACCTTGAGACAGGATTGACGGAAAAGGATCGGGAAAGATGGCCTCTGACGAGAGAGCTTTATCAGGATTTTGCCGCATGGGCTCTGAAGGAAGGTTATAAAGAGGGCCGCATCCCACCCGTCAACACCTTCAGCCAAAGACTGAGCGCCATCGAAGGCATCGAGTTGCGACGCCAATCCTATGGCAGAGAAGCTATCGGCGCGCGCCTGAAAGCACCCTCGGTTTTGTATTAG
- the obgE gene encoding GTPase ObgE translates to MKFLDQAKIYIRSGDGGAGCVSFRREKFIEFGGPDGGDGGRGGDVWAECVEGLNTLIDYRYQQHFKARKGEHGMGKNRAGAKGADVVLKVPAGTQILDEDGETLIADMTEVGQRVLLARGGNGGFGNAHFTTSTNRAPRRANPGQEGEERWIVLRLKLIADAGLVGLPNAGKSTFLATVTAAKPKIADYPFTTLHPGLGVVRAHGREFVLADIPGLIEGASEGVGLGDRFLSHVERCRVLLHLVDGTSEHAGKAYKTVRHEIEAYGHGLADKPEIVALSKIDALDEETLKEQLARLKRAAKRTPHALSAASGRGVQEVLQALLRIIDEARVEEKAVEAREEWHP, encoded by the coding sequence ATGAAATTTCTCGATCAAGCCAAGATCTACATCCGTTCGGGCGACGGCGGCGCCGGCTGCGTCTCGTTCCGCCGTGAGAAGTTCATCGAGTTCGGCGGGCCGGACGGCGGCGACGGCGGGCGCGGCGGAGACGTCTGGGCCGAGTGCGTCGAGGGGCTGAACACCCTCATCGACTACCGCTATCAGCAGCATTTCAAGGCCAGGAAGGGCGAGCACGGCATGGGCAAGAACCGCGCCGGCGCCAAGGGAGCCGACGTCGTCCTCAAGGTTCCGGCCGGAACGCAGATCCTGGACGAGGATGGGGAGACGCTGATCGCCGACATGACCGAGGTCGGGCAGCGGGTGCTTCTGGCCCGGGGCGGCAACGGCGGCTTCGGCAACGCCCATTTCACCACCTCCACCAACCGCGCTCCGCGCCGGGCCAATCCGGGCCAGGAAGGCGAGGAGCGCTGGATCGTCCTGCGTCTCAAGCTGATCGCCGACGCAGGGCTCGTCGGCCTTCCGAATGCCGGGAAATCGACCTTCCTCGCCACCGTCACCGCCGCGAAGCCCAAGATCGCCGACTATCCCTTCACCACCCTTCACCCGGGGCTGGGGGTCGTGCGCGCCCATGGCCGGGAATTCGTCCTCGCCGACATCCCCGGCCTCATCGAAGGGGCCTCCGAGGGCGTCGGGCTGGGCGACCGGTTCCTGAGCCATGTGGAGCGCTGCCGCGTGCTCCTGCATCTGGTCGACGGGACCAGCGAGCACGCCGGAAAGGCCTACAAGACCGTCCGGCACGAGATCGAGGCCTACGGCCACGGCCTGGCGGACAAGCCCGAGATTGTCGCCCTGTCGAAGATCGACGCCCTCGACGAGGAGACGCTGAAGGAGCAGCTGGCGCGCCTCAAGCGCGCGGCCAAACGGACGCCCCATGCCCTCTCCGCCGCCTCGGGGCGGGGAGTGCAGGAGGTGCTCCAGGCGCTCCTGCGGATCATCGACGAGGCGCGCGTCGAGGAGAAGGCCGTCGAGGCCCGCGAGGAGTGGCACCCGTGA
- a CDS encoding GNAT family N-acetyltransferase, translating into MFPDLTRDDVFRLETRRLWLRWPRLADAQAIVRLAGEKAVAEMTALIPHPYPPEAAEKFIFHARQANADGRGLQLAITPKGRPNSLIGLVGIGPSPEDGRPHLGYWLGIPYWGQGFATEAARALIDAFFAYGSEDELTSSARVINPASRRVLEKCGFAYQGSGLAELPARGGFYPADRFRLDRRAWESLKTWGQTGFVREPAGGEAGPELSLAS; encoded by the coding sequence ATGTTTCCCGACCTCACCCGTGACGATGTTTTCCGCCTGGAAACCCGGCGCCTCTGGCTGCGCTGGCCCCGTCTTGCGGATGCCCAAGCCATCGTACGCCTCGCCGGTGAGAAAGCGGTCGCGGAAATGACGGCTCTCATTCCGCATCCGTATCCACCGGAAGCGGCGGAGAAGTTCATTTTCCATGCCCGGCAAGCCAATGCGGACGGTCGCGGCCTGCAGCTCGCCATCACCCCGAAAGGGAGGCCCAACAGCCTGATCGGCCTCGTCGGCATCGGCCCGAGTCCGGAGGACGGACGCCCGCATCTCGGCTACTGGCTCGGCATTCCCTATTGGGGGCAGGGCTTCGCCACGGAAGCGGCCCGCGCGCTGATCGATGCCTTCTTCGCCTATGGCAGCGAGGACGAACTGACCTCCTCGGCCCGGGTGATCAATCCCGCGTCCCGGCGCGTGCTGGAGAAGTGCGGCTTTGCCTACCAGGGATCCGGCCTGGCGGAACTGCCGGCCCGGGGCGGGTTCTATCCGGCCGACCGTTTCCGCCTCGACCGGCGGGCCTGGGAGAGCCTGAAGACCTGGGGGCAGACGGGGTTCGTCCGGGAGCCTGCCGGAGGCGAGGCGGGACCCGAACTCTCCCTGGCCAGCTGA